A window of the Oncorhynchus mykiss isolate Arlee chromosome 15, USDA_OmykA_1.1, whole genome shotgun sequence genome harbors these coding sequences:
- the LOC110490415 gene encoding V-type proton ATPase subunit E 1: protein MALSDADVQKQIKHMMAFIEQEANEKAEEIDAKAEEEFNIEKGRLVQTQRLKIMEYYEKKEKQIEQQKKIQMSNLMNQARLKVLKARDDMISEMLSEARQRLANVAKDPARYPALMDGLVLQGFYQLLETKVTIRCRKQDLQVLQAAIQKTIPSYKAAVKNNIEVRIDQDNFLSPDISGGIEIYNADGKIKVSNTLESRLDLMAQQMMPEIRVALFGQNQNRKFLD, encoded by the exons ATGGCGCTCAGCGATGCCGACGTTCAGAAGCAG ATCAAACACATGATGGCCTTCATTGAGCAGGAGGCCAATGAAAAGGCAGAAGAAATTGATGCCAAG GCGGAAGAGGAGTTCAACATCGAGAAGGGCCGTCTGGTGCAGACCCAGAGGTTGAAGATCATGGAGTATTACGAGAAGAAAGAGAAGCAGATCGAGCAGCAGAAGAAAAT TCAAATGTCTAACCTGATGAACCAGGCTCGTCTGAAGGTATTAAAGGCTCGCGACGACATGATTTCA GAAATGTTGAGCGAGGCGCGTCAACGGCTGGCCAACGTAGCCAAGGACCCAGCCAGGTACCCAGCACTGATGGACGGGCTGGTTCTGCAG GGTTTCTATCAGCTTCTTGAGACCAAAGTGACCATCCGCTGTCGTAAACAGGACCTGCAGGTGCTTCAG GCGGCTATCCAGAAGACTATTCCCAGCTATAAAGCAGCAGTGAAGAACAATATTGAGGTTCGCATCGACCAGGACAACTTCCTGTCTCCAGACAT ttcTGGAGGTATTGAAATCTACAACGCTGATGGGAAGATCAAGGTGTCCAACACCCTAGAGAGCAGACTGGACCTCATGGCTCAGCAG ATGATGCCTGAGATTCGAGTGGCTCTCTTTGGTCAGAACCAGAACCGCAAGTTTTTGGACTGA